From the genome of Anopheles funestus chromosome 2RL, idAnoFuneDA-416_04, whole genome shotgun sequence:
ACGAGTAGAGCTACATACGCGCAACGGTTGCTAGATCTGTTTCAATCTGTTTTAGCTGGTTCAAAAGCTATGCTATGCAATGATTGAACTAAGGAGGCCTTACAAATGTGcattatgcattttttgttgttgtaacgtacatttgttgttttcgaaGACCACCGACTTTCAGCGAACTATTGAAGGTAgagtaaatattaataatattaaactaTCGAACAATGATTAACAGCGAATGAATTAACTATCagtcaatgtttttttgttcgccccGTGCCACGCATTGCTAATTCGTACGGCAACACTTGTCGAGCTTCAAGCGCATGAAACGTGAAAGATTCGAGTGAAAACACGTTTGTAAACCTGCGCCTCAGTTTTGAGCCATGTTGGATATGCtagtggaagaaaaagaaaacatgtttACGACAACATTTGATGGAAGCGCATTTTTCGCATCTATGTGTGTCCTCGATGAATGATAATGGCATCGAAGAACTGAACTGAATCAAGCGGGAGAGGAAACTTCGCTTGACTGTAGAACGACTAGACACGGTTTCACGTAATAGCGCTTGCAGTTTGGAGCATATAAACATGTACGTAACAACAGTAGGCAATGAATGTTGGGCGTCCACTATTGGCAACGATGGATGTAGGACATTGAAACGATCTCGcaaatacttttttcttcataaaatcaaaaatcttcttttaaaaaaatccgctACTCTCAGCTGGAGTCACACAAACGCTGCAGTAGTATGTAGCAAATAGTAAAAATTACTTAACATCAATCTAATCCGCAGGTAAAACACCGGGACGCTActtgtttggtgtgtgaaaCAATTGGCAGTAAACACGTTCTAGGTGAAGAAAACATACGCATCATGTGCACACACTTTGATCAGCAACCAAAGTGGAAATCAGCAACAGAGCGCACCCAGTTCACAGATGCTGGTGATTGAACCCGTCGTGCGGTTTGTTCCCCAAACCGTTTACCATGCTGATTtcgggttgttgtttttcgccattttctgtttttacgaTGATGTGGTGCTGTAGTCGCTGctataattataaatatatttgtttttcgtttttatccCGTGGCGGTGTTGTTTTACCGCCCGATTTCCCGGACTATATAAACCGAGAATGTAAATCCTATGAAACCTAGCAGTTTCCCTTCAGAGTTTACTGAGCAGTGCAAGAAAGAGGtcgtttgtttgtgattttttttaaattaatttcgcACGAAcaattgtgttgttttgtgtcaCGCCAAATAACAGTGCGTAGTGTTTATATGTGTGTGCAACCCTAACAAAGTTGGCCGTGAAGCGACTGAAAGTTTCGGAATTAAAATTTTGCGTCTTTAGGTAGCAATAGTTTCAAAATGTGTGATATTCTAGCAGCGATATCCTACAGTTATGGTTACAATGAGCGTCCCAGAAAACGGGTTAAAATGTATGTACAGCAACAGATGACGTGATCATGACACCAAAGTCCACTTATTACCCATGTTCGAGAGTTACAATGTCTGCGATCTGTAAATCAAACTCTAATGCCGTTCGAACtgatgtttgtttctttacagAAATATGACCATCCCATCGAGACCagcaccgccaccaccgcaGCGTAATACGACCGCACCTTTGCGCTACACACCCACGACAGATTGGGACTTTTGTGCGTTCGATTCCAGCAGCACGTCAAGCCAACCCGCCACCGGAAATgggcatcatcagcagcagagTGTCAAAGCGAAAAAGCCACCACCGCCCAGGCCTCCACCGCCAAAACTGCTCGCTGCTCCAACGGCACCGCTTAAGAAACCGAACCAACCGCAATCGATAAACATTTTGTCCAGTTTGTTTGGCCATAAACGCGGTTCGAATGGAGCGACCACAAGCAAACCAAACACCGGCAGTGCTAGTTCGCACCCGAAGCACAACTTTGCTTCCGGTCCTGTGAAATTGCTTCCGCCTCCATCGACGAAGCCTACCGCAGGAAAGGTTTCAAATTTCACGACTTTCACTGAACATCACAGCAGTACAAACTACGGTTCATTTGTCCAATCGTCCAGAAGCACAGGAGCTGGCTCAACCGCCGGTACAAGCACAGAGATGCAACTGATAAGCTTCGATTCACCGCCCAGTTCACCGACCTTTACCCAGAAATCCTGCAGCGATTGCATTAGCGTGGACAGTTTCAGCTCGGACTCGAACTACTCATCGCCCAACAATGGCAACATGTCACAGGCCGAAAGTGGCTTTGAGGATGATTTTGTCGCGTGtgccagcagcaacaatcggCACCACCAGGTTGGCTCTGGCGTACCGTGGGGTGATCTGGATCCGTTTGATGGTAGCCATGCTTCGGCTACACCATCGCCAGCCATTTACGGTACGATTCCGCTAGCATCGGCCCAGATTCGTGCACCGCTGATCAACAGCAAACTGCAGCAATCGGACTTCGTTGATCCACTGTGCAATGGACAGAGTGTTTTACCGAAGGTACCAATAATGTCAATGCCGACGATAATAAAACCTCCAACCAGCAGTAATCCAGAAAGCCAAAAATCCACTCCGTCTCATTCGGCGACAGTGCGAAACTTTAACGTGGCGCCTAAAATCAGCGCCCCAGCAGCACGTGCATACGATGCATCAGTGGAGGATGATTTCGCCCCGGATACGGGAGCTTTCGATTCGCTCACATCCCATCCAATGCCGAGTgtaccgccaccaccaccgccaccgctcGCCGATGAGACGTACACGGAAGAACCGTACGGTATTGCACTATACGACTTCCAGGGTGAAGCGGATGAGGATTTGAGTTTTAAGGTAAACAAAATACTTTCGTCTTgctacatacaaacacacacactcacacacgacAGCCAAGTGTCGTTGACTGAGAAATGAGATCGGTCGTAGCAGGTGGCGCAAGGCTGCTAATAATAGAATGTCCTTATTGGTGTGCTACTACGGCGATACTACGTCGTACGGAGCGCAAGGTCACACAATTAAGCAAAATAGTCTCCGATTAcagtgtgtgttcgtgtgtaatgcttttgtttttgttttttttgcgagcaAATCGAAACGAGCGTGTTTTGATTCTAATGTTTAcgcttttgtttcttctgtgcCGCTTAGACAAATGAGAAGATTTATCTACTGAAGCGACTGAACGACGAATGGTATATGGGTCGCGACAAACGTGGCCTTGAAGGAATGTTCCCCGTAAACTACGTCGAGGTAAGGGTGCCACTAGCAGCTAGCAGTACGTCTGAGGAACAACCGCAGGTCAATGAAACTGTTGCTGCCGTGAAAGTGCGAGCACTGTACAATTTTAAGGCGGAAGCACCCGAAGATCTTTCTATAATGGTAAGTTTGCAAAGTAGGCGACGAATGTATGATTTGACGTTAAACATGTTACGTGTTGCGCATTGCAGGAGAACGATTACGTTGCCGTACTGTATCAAATAACACCGGATTGGCTGTACGGGGAGATCGATGGCCGGAGAGGTCAATTTCCAGCGAACTACATCGAGTATGTGCCACCGAAACTACCGCAGATGCCTACAGCAAGCAGCTAAGCACCAAATACAACTGAAGCAAGTATCGAATCTCGAGTATTTACATATCCTAGAAGCGCGTTTGGCCTTAGTACGGAGCAACATCGTGAATGCCGCAAACCTATTgcatcacaaaacacaagaaccAGCCAGCCAGGGACTAAACCACGAATGGTTTGTCCTTTTTTAAAACACGTAAAGAagctgtgattttttttgtatgtagcGTGCTTGTTTGTGTGGCTTCTTACaagcgaaatgaaaacaaaaaacgtggCTAAGCTCTTTGGTCTATAAGTGGTCATATGTGCGAGGACTGTGTGTGCGCGTATCCACGATAATcgcgcttttttttataagccATCATTTATTAAGCGAATAAGTTGGTGATAATTAGGTAAGGAAGCAAGCCACACCACAGAACGAGGCTTCGTGTGCAcggcatgtgtgtttgtgtggttcTAGCGCATATAGgggaaaattatgaaatttgtttgtaaaatgctACTAACAATGTGTAAAGCATACCATTAAAGGAAAAGTCGAAAAAGCACCAAGGCTGAgtagaaaaacaatttacacGGGTGAGCCTCTGAAAAGATGATATTTAGCGTAGATCACCAGCAAAGCGAACATATACCTTGGTACGCGATGCTGCGCAATATTTCGTCCGTGGCCAAAGAGTTGATTGCACTGCATAGAGTGGGGCCTATTTGCGAGGAAGCTGTAGATGGTCCTTTTGTAGGAGAATATTTGTAATATAATTGTCCATCAAAAAGAAACGTTTAAGGAGATCTGAATAATCCTAGTTCCGCGAAGGAAAgtggtaatttaaaaaataggcACAACAACTCACAAACCAAGCGTGTGTGCATACTAATATGGTGTATGGTGTTTGGATGAGATCCACATTTACATATTACCGGACGTTTTCGTACCAACTGCATAAGACATGTGTTTGTATATACTTTAAAAATCGCTGCTAGGCGGTGTCCTGCCGTACAGCAACACTTCAGTGTGCGTCATTTGTGCGAGGAATtagttaataaaacaaaaaacattataaacaaatattattttgtcaGCGCGTTCGAAAAAGAACGTACTTTGTTCTATCCGAAACCGTCTCAGCATCCTGTTACGAGAGGCTACTGCTGTCGCTGATTAGAAAAGGACATGCGGTGTAGGACTACGGTTTCGGCGATTCAGATTCAGCGCAGATGAGACCTAGAATGCAATTGTCAAACGGATGATATCCAGCAGAGGCAGAAAATCAATAATCGGACTGTTTTGCAAATCGTCTCGCAGCATCCAACCTGAAACGCAACAAATAGCTTGCATTAAACGTGTTTACATTTATCAAGAAGGAGGACAACCGTTGAAACAGCAATCGCAACCAGTATAGTCAGAACAACAGAAGCACCAGAATGTCGGCGTCAAAATCAAACAGCTCCAAAACCAGCATTCGAGATGGTAATTCTATCAGTCAATTTACTGGACCAATTGTTTAAGTGCAAAAAATACCTATCTTTTGCAGAGGATCTTTCATCGGAATCGGTTGAAGTCCTGCGGGAACGGTTGAATACCATGAAGCGACTCATTGCCGAGCGGCAGAATAGCACAAGTGGTTCATCAGAGCTGTGGAATCCACACACCCGGGCGTCTAGCTGCAGCGGCATTATCGATGGAAATTTTTTGAGCGTAGCATTCGGTGGAGCGCTGATAGTGATCCTTTCTGTGTCCGTTTATGCATTTTACAATCTGTACCATGCGGTGCTTAAGAAATTTCCCTCACAACATACGGAACTGTAAATTGGCtgcaaatgtttcaattaCTGCATGAATATAAAcgttggaaataaaatagatGTACCATTTTTGCCCGTACACCGCAGCAGCATAATTccaatgccaaaaaaaaaacatttagcgCATCCAAATGGCGGAATAGGGAAAAAGAGGGGGACTAACGATATGTTGGACATTTGTACTGCTTCGCGAATATGTATGTTGCCATGGTAGCATGTTTTTCGGAGCAATATATTGCAATGCCGTTCGTGCACGTGTACCACCACCTTAAGCGGACTCTTGCATCCGTGGCTTTAAACACATAGTAAATCGAAGAAAAATtgtcaaaacaatcaaacaaatgcaCGTGTGTTGTTCAATCGGGTTGTGGCTGCCGGTGCACATTCAGTTTTGTAAATAATCGCCCGAGAAAGTGTATAAAGTTTTTCTCATGGGGTTAACAAAGCAGTATCTGGCATATAAGCCGGTATCGAGCTTCAACATAATCGCTAGCGGTCGTGCCAACATTTCGTTCGTCACGATTAACCATGTCGTCGGCCGGTATGTGGTTGTGGCTGCCGCAGAGAAGGTTCTTGTATGGGACATGAGGTAGGTTACCACAGGAGACCCGCGAAAATAATACATTAACTGATTCGCTTTTTTGTAGGATTGGCGAGAAGGTAGTTGAATTTGTTCGCGACAAACAGGAGGTAACCTTCTTGCGCACCACCCCTGACAATAAGCTGCTTGCGGTGGGTTATTCCGACGGATTGGTGGAACTGTTCAGCTTCGAAAGTAAGCAGTCCGTATGCAGCTTTGCTTCGCATCGTTCAGCCGTTAGTGCGCTGAATTTCGACCTGCTTGGATTAAAGCTTGTATCCGGAGGGCTGGACAACGATCTGGTGGTATCGGACGTAGTGAGCCAAACGGGAAAATGTCGACTCACCGGCCATACCGCCCCAATAACGCAAGCCTGTTTCATGCAACGCTTTCAAGACGTAGTCGTGTCCAGCTCGAAAGACACGCAGATAAAATTTTGGAACATAGAAACGCAATGTTGCTTCAAAACGATTGTCGATCATCGCACCGAGGTGTGGGATATTGTTCTGATGCGAAACGACGATTTTCTCGTGTGTGCTACGGCTGATACGCAGCTTTCTGTGTACAAAATATCTCCCATCACCGATGAACCGTCGTCAAGTGCGGCGGTAGTGCAAAGCCCCGAAGAAGAAAGTACCGTCAGTCCGTTCCGATGCACCGCTGCTGGAAGCATACAACGGGCCGGACACGGGCGCACAATTAACCTCGTAGCCGACGTCAATGGTCAGGTGCTCGGATGCCACGGTACGGACAGGAAGATTGAACTGTTCTACTTTTGTTCCGAGGACGAGTCCGTGAAGAAGCTGGCGAAgcgtttaaaaaaactaaacacaaacaaaacaaaaacgatagaGAATGGACAGGATGGGCATGATGAACGG
Proteins encoded in this window:
- the LOC125765927 gene encoding uncharacterized protein LOC125765927 isoform X1; this translates as MCDILAAISYSYGYNERPRKRVKINMTIPSRPAPPPPQRNTTAPLRYTPTTDWDFCAFDSSSTSSQPATGNGHHQQQSVKAKKPPPPRPPPPKLLAAPTAPLKKPNQPQSINILSSLFGHKRGSNGATTSKPNTGSASSHPKHNFASGPVKLLPPPSTKPTAGKVSNFTTFTEHHSSTNYGSFVQSSRSTGAGSTAGTSTEMQLISFDSPPSSPTFTQKSCSDCISVDSFSSDSNYSSPNNGNMSQAESGFEDDFVACASSNNRHHQVGSGVPWGDLDPFDGSHASATPSPAIYGTIPLASAQIRAPLINSKLQQSDFVDPLCNGQSVLPKVPIMSMPTIIKPPTSSNPESQKSTPSHSATVRNFNVAPKISAPAARAYDASVEDDFAPDTGAFDSLTSHPMPSVPPPPPPPLADETYTEEPYGIALYDFQGEADEDLSFKTNEKIYLLKRLNDEWYMGRDKRGLEGMFPVNYVEVRVPLAASSTSEEQPQVNETVAAVKVRALYNFKAEAPEDLSIMENDYVAVLYQITPDWLYGEIDGRRGQFPANYIEYVPPKLPQMPTASS
- the LOC125765927 gene encoding uncharacterized protein LOC125765927 isoform X2, encoding MSRNMTIPSRPAPPPPQRNTTAPLRYTPTTDWDFCAFDSSSTSSQPATGNGHHQQQSVKAKKPPPPRPPPPKLLAAPTAPLKKPNQPQSINILSSLFGHKRGSNGATTSKPNTGSASSHPKHNFASGPVKLLPPPSTKPTAGKVSNFTTFTEHHSSTNYGSFVQSSRSTGAGSTAGTSTEMQLISFDSPPSSPTFTQKSCSDCISVDSFSSDSNYSSPNNGNMSQAESGFEDDFVACASSNNRHHQVGSGVPWGDLDPFDGSHASATPSPAIYGTIPLASAQIRAPLINSKLQQSDFVDPLCNGQSVLPKVPIMSMPTIIKPPTSSNPESQKSTPSHSATVRNFNVAPKISAPAARAYDASVEDDFAPDTGAFDSLTSHPMPSVPPPPPPPLADETYTEEPYGIALYDFQGEADEDLSFKTNEKIYLLKRLNDEWYMGRDKRGLEGMFPVNYVEVRVPLAASSTSEEQPQVNETVAAVKVRALYNFKAEAPEDLSIMENDYVAVLYQITPDWLYGEIDGRRGQFPANYIEYVPPKLPQMPTASS
- the LOC125765995 gene encoding uncharacterized protein LOC125765995, with product MSASKSNSSKTSIRDEDLSSESVEVLRERLNTMKRLIAERQNSTSGSSELWNPHTRASSCSGIIDGNFLSVAFGGALIVILSVSVYAFYNLYHAVLKKFPSQHTEL